One genomic segment of Microcella indica includes these proteins:
- a CDS encoding response regulator: MSEPVTVFLLDDHEIVRRGLSDLLEHEDGITVVGEAGLAHGAADAILASGARVAVLDGRLPDGSGIDVCRDVKSLDPGIGCLILTSYDDDEAVLAAVLAGANGYLLKELRATALVDAIRRVAAGESLLEPGVTERVTARLTQPVDGPSPLDALTPREKDVLGLIAEGLSNREIGDRLFLAEKTVKNNVSAIFAKLGMQRRTQAAVLAAEWLPRERPGG, translated from the coding sequence ATGAGCGAACCCGTCACCGTCTTCCTGCTCGACGACCACGAGATCGTGCGTCGTGGGCTCAGCGACCTGCTCGAGCACGAGGACGGCATCACCGTCGTCGGCGAGGCGGGACTCGCGCACGGTGCCGCCGACGCCATTCTCGCCTCGGGCGCCCGCGTCGCCGTGCTCGACGGTCGCCTGCCCGACGGCAGCGGCATCGATGTGTGCCGCGACGTGAAGTCGCTCGACCCCGGTATCGGCTGCCTCATCCTGACCTCGTACGACGACGACGAAGCGGTCCTCGCCGCCGTGCTCGCGGGGGCCAACGGGTATCTGCTCAAGGAGCTGCGGGCGACGGCTCTCGTCGACGCGATCCGACGCGTCGCGGCGGGCGAATCGCTGCTCGAGCCCGGCGTGACCGAGCGCGTCACCGCGCGCCTGACGCAGCCCGTCGACGGGCCTTCGCCGCTCGACGCGCTGACGCCGCGCGAGAAGGACGTACTGGGTCTCATCGCCGAGGGCCTGTCGAACCGCGAGATCGGCGATCGGCTCTTCCTCGCCGAGAAGACGGTCAAGAACAATGTGAGCGCGATCTTCGCGAAGCTCGGCATGCAGCGCCGCACGCAGGCCGCCGTGCTCGCCGCCGAGTGGCTGCCGCGCGAGCGCCCCGGCGGGTGA
- a CDS encoding ECF transporter S component, protein MAAPATDTTSTAPARPSLRWRVVDIVIASVLGVAGGLIFVLWNLAYNPVTAPLEAFLPGLQALFHGIWLFPGVLVALIVRKPGAALYGEIVAASASVLISGTEWGPLTLLSGLVQGLGAELVFAILLYKAWGLVPAIVAGAGAGVGMVVLDLIVWYPGAAVEFASIYAVSGVVSGAIFAGLGSWLIMRGLARTGALSRFAAGRELGSRAAS, encoded by the coding sequence ATGGCTGCACCCGCAACCGACACCACCAGCACCGCCCCCGCCCGTCCCTCGCTGCGCTGGAGGGTCGTCGACATCGTGATCGCGAGCGTCCTCGGCGTCGCCGGCGGGCTCATCTTCGTGCTGTGGAATCTCGCCTACAACCCCGTGACGGCCCCGCTCGAGGCCTTCCTGCCGGGGCTTCAGGCGCTCTTCCACGGCATCTGGCTGTTCCCCGGCGTGCTCGTCGCCCTCATCGTGCGCAAGCCCGGTGCCGCGCTGTACGGCGAGATCGTCGCGGCCAGCGCGTCGGTGCTCATCAGCGGCACCGAGTGGGGGCCGCTCACGCTGCTCTCCGGCCTCGTGCAGGGTCTCGGCGCCGAGCTCGTCTTCGCGATCCTGCTCTACAAGGCCTGGGGTCTCGTGCCCGCGATCGTCGCGGGTGCCGGCGCCGGCGTGGGCATGGTCGTTCTCGACCTCATCGTCTGGTACCCGGGCGCGGCGGTCGAGTTCGCAAGCATCTACGCCGTGAGCGGCGTGGTCTCCGGCGCGATCTTCGCGGGACTCGGCTCGTGGCTCATCATGCGCGGGCTCGCCCGCACGGGTGCGCTCAGCCGCTTCGCGGCCGGTCGCGAGCTCGGGTCGCGTGCCGCATCCTGA
- a CDS encoding glycosyltransferase gives MTTAPPPPAPSEAGPAPLTVSIVIPAFNEELTIGPCVLAALAQTTPAHEIIVVDNRSTDRTAEIVAELQAEHPDAPLHYLQQFDEQGLVPTRNLGLDAATGRVIGRIDADSVLEPTWVEEVQKAFADETVAAATGPVIYYDMPLRRFGLKADDTLRRAMLMLAREYHFVFGSNMALRDSAWQRIRGEVCRDEEDLFHEDIDISVHLHDCGLKAVYVSTMVTGMSARRIDDSPRDYYSYVGRFDRTYTHHHVRNRALRVPAWVFLAVYPALKGIRWGQNEIAARRGPAAPPAGPALAATQ, from the coding sequence GTGACGACGGCACCTCCACCGCCCGCGCCCTCCGAGGCGGGCCCAGCACCGCTCACCGTCTCGATCGTCATTCCCGCGTTCAACGAGGAGCTCACGATCGGGCCGTGCGTGCTCGCCGCGCTCGCGCAGACCACTCCCGCCCACGAGATCATCGTGGTCGACAACCGGTCGACGGATCGCACGGCGGAGATCGTCGCCGAGCTGCAGGCCGAGCATCCGGATGCCCCACTGCACTACCTGCAGCAGTTTGACGAGCAGGGTCTCGTGCCCACGCGCAATCTCGGTCTCGACGCGGCGACCGGTCGGGTGATCGGGCGCATCGACGCCGACTCGGTGCTCGAGCCGACGTGGGTCGAGGAGGTGCAGAAGGCGTTCGCCGACGAGACGGTGGCGGCGGCCACGGGGCCGGTCATCTACTACGACATGCCGCTGCGGCGCTTCGGCCTCAAGGCCGACGACACCCTGCGGCGGGCGATGCTCATGCTCGCCAGGGAGTACCACTTCGTGTTCGGCAGCAACATGGCGCTGCGCGACTCGGCGTGGCAGCGCATCCGCGGGGAGGTGTGCCGTGACGAGGAGGATCTGTTCCACGAGGACATCGACATCTCGGTGCACCTGCACGACTGCGGGCTGAAGGCGGTCTACGTCTCGACGATGGTCACGGGCATGTCGGCGCGGCGCATCGACGACAGCCCGCGCGACTACTACTCGTACGTGGGCCGCTTCGACCGCACCTACACCCACCACCACGTGCGCAACCGGGCCCTGCGCGTGCCCGCGTGGGTGTTCCTGGCCGTGTATCCGGCGCTCAAGGGCATCCGCTGGGGACAGAACGAGATCGCCGCGCGCCGTGGGCCCGCGGCGCCTCCCGCGGGCCCGGCGCTCGCCGCGACTCAGTAG
- a CDS encoding TerC family protein, whose amino-acid sequence MDLAFSPELLIAFATLLVLEIVLGIDNVVFISILAAKLPAEQQNRARIVGLSLAMLMRIGLLFAASWIIGLTADLFSVLGMGISGRDLILILGGLFLVYKAVIEIHEKLEGEEEHARGGKAATFGGVIVQILLIDIVFSLDSVITAVGMVDELWIMIAAVVIAIALMLFTAKAISDFVAKHPTVKMLALAFLVLIGATLIAEGVDVHIDKALIYGPIAFAIGVEVLNLIYRGRQAKRRAAEPQPVTLRPFIIKDAPEGRITPVPVGAERRAVSDSMNHPDGAP is encoded by the coding sequence ATGGACCTCGCCTTCAGCCCCGAGCTGCTCATCGCCTTCGCCACGCTGCTCGTGCTGGAGATCGTGCTCGGCATCGACAACGTCGTCTTCATCTCGATCCTCGCCGCCAAGCTCCCGGCCGAGCAGCAGAACCGGGCGCGCATCGTCGGGCTGAGCCTCGCGATGCTCATGCGCATCGGTCTGCTCTTCGCCGCGAGCTGGATCATCGGGCTCACCGCCGACCTGTTCAGCGTGCTCGGCATGGGCATCTCGGGCCGCGACCTCATCCTCATCCTCGGCGGGCTCTTCCTCGTCTACAAGGCAGTCATCGAGATTCACGAGAAGCTCGAGGGCGAGGAGGAGCACGCGCGCGGCGGCAAGGCCGCGACCTTCGGCGGCGTCATCGTGCAGATTCTGCTCATCGACATCGTGTTCTCCCTCGACTCGGTCATCACCGCCGTCGGCATGGTCGACGAGCTCTGGATCATGATCGCCGCCGTCGTCATCGCGATCGCGCTCATGCTCTTCACGGCGAAGGCGATCAGCGACTTCGTCGCGAAGCACCCGACCGTCAAGATGCTCGCGCTCGCCTTCCTCGTCCTCATCGGCGCGACGCTCATCGCCGAAGGTGTCGACGTGCACATCGACAAGGCGCTCATCTACGGGCCCATCGCCTTCGCGATCGGCGTCGAGGTGCTCAACCTGATCTACCGCGGGCGCCAGGCGAAGCGGCGCGCGGCCGAGCCGCAGCCCGTGACGCTGCGACCCTTCATCATCAAGGACGCCCCCGAGGGGCGCATCACGCCGGTACCGGTCGGCGCGGAGCGCCGGGCCGTCTCCGACTCGATGAACCACCCAGACGGGGCCCCGTGA
- a CDS encoding GAF domain-containing sensor histidine kinase: MSPSSSRTPPADRSSGAPLSPNIVTLITRVLDRAASPEEGHRRLAVLLSAAGSVTQELDLTAALQRIVEVARELVGARYGALGVIAPDGGLERFLHDGFTPEQVEALGPPPSGRGILGAVITERQSIRLDTLSDDARSVGFPAHHPPMGSFLGVPIPVGDAVFGNLYLTERADGPFDEVDEAVIASLAAMAGTAIANSRRYEQSRDDRRWLAASERLNQRLLAGELDPDDLTVVADVASELSGADVVVAVDSAGGSAGDALAHARQELDRRADGAPLGPVLLVPLEGGPDRESGALGIARGERGHPFTTAERETITRFARSVAIARDLARTRSDEERIALADERDRIARDLHDHVIQSLFAVGLSLQSVVGDPRTPVGSRIAAQVEAIDATIRQIRHAIYRLESPAGASDYSLRARINTLVRQTLEGEDLDSRLEFSGPVDTLVDTELGDEVAAVVRESLSNAVRHARASSVAVSIAVRGAHVTVTVSDDGVGIGPHSRRSGLDNLAARARQRAGEFSVASADPHGTVLSWTVPWEAR; the protein is encoded by the coding sequence GTGAGCCCCAGCTCCTCCCGCACTCCGCCCGCCGACCGCTCGTCGGGCGCACCGTTGAGCCCGAACATCGTGACGCTCATCACGCGCGTGCTCGATCGTGCCGCGAGCCCCGAGGAGGGGCACCGTCGGCTCGCCGTGCTGCTGAGCGCCGCAGGATCGGTCACGCAGGAGCTCGACCTCACTGCCGCTCTGCAGCGCATCGTCGAGGTCGCGCGCGAGCTCGTCGGAGCCCGCTACGGCGCGCTCGGCGTCATCGCCCCCGACGGCGGGCTCGAGCGGTTCCTGCACGACGGCTTCACACCAGAGCAGGTGGAGGCGCTCGGGCCCCCGCCGAGCGGCCGGGGCATTCTCGGCGCGGTCATCACCGAGAGGCAGAGCATCCGCCTCGACACGCTTTCCGATGATGCGCGCTCGGTGGGGTTCCCCGCCCATCATCCGCCCATGGGATCGTTCCTCGGCGTGCCGATCCCCGTCGGCGACGCCGTCTTCGGCAACCTCTACCTCACCGAGCGCGCCGACGGCCCCTTCGACGAGGTCGACGAAGCGGTCATCGCCTCCCTCGCCGCCATGGCGGGCACGGCGATCGCGAACTCCCGCCGCTACGAGCAGTCACGGGATGACCGGCGCTGGCTCGCCGCCTCCGAGCGCCTCAACCAGCGCCTGCTGGCGGGCGAGCTCGACCCCGACGACCTGACCGTCGTCGCCGACGTGGCCTCAGAGCTCTCCGGTGCCGACGTTGTCGTCGCCGTCGACTCGGCCGGCGGCTCGGCGGGCGACGCTCTCGCGCACGCCCGGCAGGAGCTCGACCGTCGCGCCGACGGCGCCCCGCTCGGGCCCGTGCTGCTCGTGCCGCTCGAGGGCGGCCCCGATCGGGAGTCCGGCGCCCTCGGCATCGCGCGCGGCGAGCGCGGGCACCCCTTCACGACCGCGGAGCGGGAGACCATCACGCGGTTCGCGCGCTCTGTCGCGATCGCGCGCGACCTCGCCCGCACGCGCAGCGATGAGGAGCGCATCGCCCTCGCCGACGAGCGCGACCGCATTGCGCGCGACCTGCACGACCACGTGATCCAGAGCCTCTTCGCCGTCGGGCTCTCGCTGCAGAGCGTGGTCGGCGACCCCCGCACACCCGTCGGCAGCCGCATCGCCGCTCAGGTCGAGGCGATCGACGCGACCATCCGGCAGATCCGCCACGCGATCTATCGGCTGGAATCGCCGGCCGGCGCGAGCGACTACAGCCTGCGCGCCCGCATCAACACGCTCGTGCGGCAGACCCTCGAGGGTGAGGATCTCGATTCGAGGCTCGAATTCTCGGGCCCCGTCGACACGCTCGTCGACACCGAGCTCGGCGACGAGGTGGCCGCAGTCGTGCGCGAGAGCCTCTCCAATGCGGTGCGGCACGCCCGGGCGTCGAGCGTCGCCGTCTCGATCGCCGTGCGCGGAGCCCACGTCACCGTGACCGTGTCCGACGACGGCGTCGGCATCGGCCCGCACTCGCGTCGCAGCGGCCTCGACAACCTGGCCGCTCGTGCGCGGCAGCGGGCGGGAGAGTTCTCGGTGGCGAGCGCCGACCCGCACGGCACCGTGCTGAGCTGGACGGTACCGTGGGAGGCACGATGA
- a CDS encoding GNAT family N-acetyltransferase — translation MTTLRGSDASTGHRVRPLVVADAAALQPLNDAAAPAVPVTPARELASLIALSSLALGVERDGQLVGFVLAIAPGAAYESENYRFFESREVDHLYVDRIVIAESERGRGLGAILYDAVFDTAREQGRTEVTCEVNLDPPNPGSMAFHRRRGFRELGSQHTKGGTVTVALLSAPL, via the coding sequence GTGACCACTCTTCGCGGCAGCGACGCCTCCACAGGCCACCGAGTACGACCCCTCGTCGTCGCGGACGCGGCCGCGCTGCAACCCCTCAACGATGCCGCTGCACCCGCGGTGCCGGTCACCCCGGCGCGCGAGCTCGCCTCCCTCATCGCGCTCTCCTCCCTCGCGCTCGGTGTCGAGCGCGACGGGCAGCTCGTGGGCTTCGTGCTCGCCATCGCGCCCGGTGCCGCCTACGAGAGCGAGAACTACCGCTTCTTCGAGTCGCGCGAGGTCGACCACCTCTACGTGGACCGCATCGTTATCGCCGAGTCGGAGCGCGGCCGTGGGCTCGGTGCGATCCTCTACGACGCCGTCTTCGATACCGCGCGCGAGCAGGGCCGCACCGAGGTCACGTGCGAGGTCAACCTCGACCCGCCCAACCCGGGCAGCATGGCCTTCCACCGTCGCCGCGGCTTCCGCGAGCTGGGCAGCCAGCACACGAAGGGCGGCACCGTGACCGTGGCGCTCCTGAGCGCTCCGCTGTGA